The following coding sequences lie in one Corynebacterium anserum genomic window:
- a CDS encoding adenylate/guanylate cyclase domain-containing protein, translating to MTQFLRYLAWAGKTSWPLYAASVLATNVVGALAVATFLRFLIPLPEAQALTSPNTTTAMLYVGYFIFAVFAGIALTLVFFAPVLRWQRTPNAYDPNMVRDLVLRIPTLQTVTGAVLWLIGVVVFTFVAIQYSSHWAITVCVTASLGGLMVCLMTYMEAERLVRPVAARALQRGAPDHSHLNPMSRRLMVTWLLTSAVPVVGILLLLFAEARNFFPGDANDILPALIALSVTMLLTGFAGTRLYSMAVVDPIRELQYAINRVRRGETDTHVRIYDSSEIGVLQAGFNEMMRGLRERQRVSDLFGRYVGTEVARRALEEKPELGGESRQVAVLFVDVIGSTGFATQKAPQHVVKALNDFFDRVVEGVHRNKGIINKFEGDAALAVFGAPLPLDDVAGHALAAARELREELQGMEFEAGIGVAAGSVVAGHIGARDRFEYTVIGDAVNQAARLTDLAKNTPGRCLTSAATVREANEAEQARWTMLKSVELRGRREMTQLARPTRKTMAEEETEVESADATENGR from the coding sequence GCTGTTGCAACCTTCCTTCGTTTCCTCATACCACTGCCGGAAGCACAGGCGTTGACCAGCCCAAATACAACCACAGCCATGCTCTACGTGGGCTACTTCATCTTTGCAGTGTTCGCGGGCATAGCGCTGACATTAGTGTTCTTCGCGCCAGTGTTGCGGTGGCAGAGAACACCGAATGCATACGACCCAAATATGGTGCGTGACCTCGTGCTACGCATCCCCACTCTCCAAACGGTCACGGGCGCAGTGCTGTGGTTGATCGGGGTGGTGGTCTTCACTTTCGTCGCCATACAGTACTCATCGCATTGGGCGATCACCGTCTGCGTCACTGCGTCTCTGGGCGGCCTGATGGTATGCCTCATGACCTACATGGAAGCCGAGCGTTTGGTACGCCCGGTGGCTGCCCGTGCATTGCAACGAGGAGCTCCCGACCACTCTCATCTGAATCCAATGTCGCGGCGCCTGATGGTGACGTGGTTACTAACTTCCGCTGTGCCCGTTGTGGGCATTTTACTGCTCCTCTTTGCGGAGGCGCGCAATTTTTTCCCTGGGGACGCGAACGATATTCTCCCCGCTCTCATCGCCTTATCCGTGACGATGCTACTCACCGGTTTCGCCGGCACGCGCCTGTATTCCATGGCTGTAGTCGATCCGATCCGTGAACTACAGTACGCCATCAACCGCGTACGCCGTGGCGAAACGGATACCCACGTGCGTATCTATGACTCTTCCGAAATCGGTGTTCTGCAGGCCGGATTCAACGAGATGATGCGCGGCCTGCGGGAGCGTCAGCGGGTGAGCGATCTGTTTGGCCGCTACGTAGGTACGGAAGTTGCTCGCCGCGCATTGGAGGAGAAGCCCGAACTCGGTGGAGAATCACGGCAAGTCGCGGTGCTGTTTGTGGACGTGATTGGTTCCACCGGCTTCGCCACCCAAAAGGCACCGCAACATGTGGTGAAGGCACTGAACGATTTCTTCGACCGCGTGGTCGAGGGAGTTCACCGCAACAAGGGCATCATCAATAAGTTTGAGGGCGACGCAGCCTTGGCCGTTTTCGGCGCCCCGCTACCTCTTGACGATGTTGCCGGTCACGCGCTGGCTGCCGCCCGTGAACTTCGCGAAGAATTGCAAGGCATGGAATTCGAGGCGGGTATTGGGGTGGCCGCAGGCTCAGTAGTTGCTGGTCACATCGGTGCACGCGATCGCTTCGAGTACACCGTCATTGGCGACGCAGTAAACCAAGCAGCACGCCTCACCGACCTGGCAAAGAACACTCCAGGCCGCTGCCTCACATCTGCCGCGACGGTGCGGGAAGCCAACGAAGCCGAGCAGGCTCGTTGGACCATGCTGAAATCCGTGGAGCTCCGCGGGCGCCGGGAGATGACGCAACTGGCGCGGCCGACCCGCAAAACCATGGCCGAAGAAGAAACCGAGGTCGAGTCCGCGGACGCTACAGAGAACGGGCGATGA
- a CDS encoding type II secretion system F family protein: protein MMNAVVWAGVVAMLLGTATVVIRRIIDMARGAQQIEHIRDFVDAVAREVWAGAHIETAVEHATEFMDDAELVDNVTVSLSRVRLGEPVDAVADNAQPPMDRFYRLWAMSHTRGLGLAELSERYVDDLDAQIACRQKARSAMAGARLTMIILLSMPIGAVILGQSMGMGCATLLLFSPLGNALLLVGTTLACGGMLWVEVLTVTVLGGVGGRAGPRQNDAEENPLDAARCCDVFAGALDAGLPTGEAWSVAAHGTSEEKQLVSALLALGAGERAWDGLARDPHYGPVARQASQQARSGTVLSHGARIQAARLRRLAADQTQAGAERVLVVIAAPLTLCFLPAFVLVGLIPLVIGLAGI from the coding sequence ATGATGAACGCAGTGGTGTGGGCAGGGGTGGTGGCCATGTTGCTTGGGACTGCGACTGTAGTTATTCGCCGCATTATCGACATGGCACGCGGAGCGCAGCAGATTGAGCACATACGTGACTTTGTGGATGCAGTAGCACGCGAAGTATGGGCTGGAGCACATATCGAAACCGCGGTGGAACATGCTACGGAATTCATGGATGATGCGGAACTCGTTGATAACGTCACTGTAAGTTTGAGCCGAGTTCGGCTAGGAGAACCCGTGGATGCTGTAGCGGACAATGCTCAGCCGCCAATGGACCGCTTTTACCGTCTATGGGCAATGTCTCATACACGCGGATTGGGCCTCGCGGAACTATCTGAACGCTACGTAGATGACCTCGACGCTCAGATCGCATGCAGACAAAAAGCGCGCAGCGCGATGGCAGGTGCTCGACTAACCATGATCATTCTTTTAAGCATGCCAATTGGTGCTGTAATACTTGGTCAATCCATGGGTATGGGATGCGCTACATTATTGCTGTTTAGCCCGTTAGGCAACGCGTTACTTCTGGTTGGAACCACGTTAGCTTGTGGGGGCATGCTTTGGGTTGAAGTTCTCACAGTGACAGTTCTCGGCGGTGTGGGTGGCAGGGCAGGGCCTCGGCAGAACGATGCTGAAGAAAATCCATTAGATGCTGCAAGATGTTGCGACGTTTTCGCTGGCGCACTCGATGCTGGATTACCGACAGGTGAGGCCTGGTCGGTAGCAGCGCACGGCACATCGGAAGAAAAACAACTGGTATCCGCGCTTCTAGCATTGGGGGCAGGGGAAAGAGCATGGGATGGCCTAGCCAGGGACCCGCACTATGGTCCGGTCGCTCGTCAGGCATCGCAGCAAGCCAGGTCAGGTACGGTGCTATCCCACGGTGCACGTATACAAGCGGCACGTCTACGCAGACTTGCCGCGGACCAGACACAAGCTGGTGCGGAGAGAGTGCTAGTAGTGATTGCCGCACCACTGACGCTGTGTTTTCTGCCAGCTTTTGTACTTGTGGGATTAATCCCATTGGTCATAGGCCTGGCGGGAATATAA
- a CDS encoding cold-shock protein codes for MAQGTVKWFNAEKGFGFIAPDDGSKDIFVHYSEIKGSGFRTLEEDQKVEFEVGESDKGLQAQNVVAL; via the coding sequence ATGGCACAGGGAACCGTGAAGTGGTTCAACGCGGAGAAGGGCTTTGGCTTTATCGCCCCAGATGATGGCTCTAAGGATATTTTTGTTCACTACTCAGAGATCAAAGGTAGTGGCTTCCGCACTCTGGAAGAGGATCAGAAGGTGGAGTTCGAGGTGGGTGAATCCGACAAGGGGCTTCAGGCACAAAATGTCGTGGCACTGTAG
- a CDS encoding Rv3654c family TadE-like protein, with translation MSTVFGVSCVLSVIAVAGTVAMGTELLLHEQRAEVAADIAAISAATAHAYGNGEACVVAESFVHANGAHMDDCRVDGDDVSVNVTVGIRHAHAVAGPVE, from the coding sequence GTGAGCACAGTTTTCGGCGTTTCATGCGTCTTGTCCGTCATCGCTGTGGCAGGGACAGTTGCTATGGGCACTGAACTACTTCTCCATGAACAACGAGCTGAGGTAGCAGCTGATATTGCAGCGATCTCAGCGGCAACTGCGCACGCCTACGGTAATGGTGAGGCGTGCGTGGTGGCGGAATCCTTTGTACACGCCAATGGTGCCCACATGGATGATTGCAGAGTTGATGGAGACGATGTCAGCGTCAATGTAACGGTAGGTATTCGACACGCCCACGCGGTCGCCGGACCCGTCGAGTAA
- a CDS encoding CoA transferase: protein MATSREHNQPSFTVVSIATNLPGPTAAKRFCELGAEVIKVEPPSGDPMRLYNEPYYTVLAEGQQILTLDLKSPSGMTELHRLLSGADIFLTSHRTGALTRLGLAWDELHAQHPRLSQVAIVGHGDGEGNIAGHDLTYQAHAGTLTPPQLPTIPVADMAGSERAVSEGMAALWETQITGEGTFREVALADMAEEFGAPAYYGLSNPGSLLGGGLPHYGLYEAADGGWVAIALLEPHFLDKATQLLDISGSKEDYRTVIATKTAAEWERWAREHSLPIAAVREAG, encoded by the coding sequence ATGGCAACGAGCCGAGAACACAACCAACCGTCGTTTACGGTCGTATCAATCGCCACGAATCTTCCAGGGCCGACAGCGGCAAAGAGATTCTGTGAGCTAGGCGCTGAGGTCATCAAGGTAGAACCACCTAGCGGTGATCCGATGCGCCTATACAACGAGCCGTATTACACAGTCCTTGCTGAGGGACAACAGATCCTCACGTTGGATCTCAAATCCCCATCGGGCATGACAGAACTCCATCGCCTTTTATCCGGCGCCGACATTTTCCTCACCTCACATCGAACGGGAGCGCTTACACGCCTTGGTTTGGCGTGGGATGAGCTGCATGCTCAGCACCCCAGACTGTCTCAGGTAGCGATCGTCGGTCACGGGGATGGCGAGGGCAACATCGCTGGTCACGACCTCACGTACCAGGCTCATGCCGGCACACTCACTCCACCGCAGTTGCCCACTATTCCCGTCGCAGATATGGCGGGATCGGAACGTGCTGTCAGTGAAGGTATGGCGGCACTATGGGAAACACAGATAACCGGAGAGGGAACCTTCCGCGAAGTTGCCTTAGCTGATATGGCAGAAGAATTTGGAGCCCCTGCCTACTATGGATTGTCCAATCCTGGCAGTCTTCTCGGTGGGGGTTTGCCACATTACGGCCTCTACGAAGCTGCCGACGGAGGGTGGGTGGCTATAGCGCTGCTGGAGCCACACTTCCTGGACAAAGCTACTCAATTGCTGGATATCAGCGGCAGCAAAGAGGACTACCGTACAGTCATTGCGACCAAGACGGCAGCTGAATGGGAGAGGTGGGCACGAGAACACAGCCTGCCCATTGCTGCGGTACGTGAAGCCGGGTAA
- the topA gene encoding type I DNA topoisomerase, whose amino-acid sequence MAQNDVKRLVIVESATKAKKIAPYLGPNYIVEASVGHIRDLPRGAADVPAKYKKEPWARLGVNVDSDFQPLYVVSPDKKKKVADLKAKLKQVDELYLATDPDREGEAIAWHLLEVLKPKVPVRRMVFHEITKPAILAAAEDTRELDYDLVDAQEARRVLDRLYGYEVSPVLWKKVMPRLSAGRVQSVATRVIVERERERMAFVSAEYWDLTAQMYVPEGQPDNFAAKLASVDGKKIAQGRDFGDDGTLKGEALVLDEERARDLADGLIGTSMQVTSVEEKPYTRRPYPPFMTSTLQQEAGRKLRFTSERTMRIAQRLYENGHITYMRTDSTTLSKAGIDAARKQARELYGDKYVADAPRQYNRKVKNSQEAHEAIRPAGEEFATPGQLSSQLDAEEFKLYELIWQRTVSSQMADARGTSMKVTVSGAAAGGEVCEFTATGRTVTFQGFLKAYVEVSQLSDGRDVADNAEKRLPVLAKGDDLSASDVTADGHATTPPARYNEASLVKRMEELGIGRPSTYASIIRTIQDRGYVFSRGNALVPSWVAFAVVGLLEQNFGSLVDYDFTSAMEDELDAIAEGRESRAEWLKGFYFGDTSSDAAGVGKEVHRLGGLKNIVGDNLEQIDARRVNSLHLFDDANGIPIVVRVGRYGPYLERILPPEDGGEPEVQRANLPESMTPDELSVDVAEKLFATPQSGRELGINPESGRMIVAREGRYGPYVTELLGEDEESRVAAEAEAMWEAERDELDAQRAGEGKKPLSRETKTAQNQKAKRIKDIVEETLKPKTASLFSTMEPATVTLDEALKLMSLPREVGVDPSDGELITAQNGRYGPYLKKGNDSRSLASEDQIFSITLDEARRIYAEPKRRGRAAAKPPLKQLGDNDVSGKPMSVKDGRFGPYVTDGVTNASLRKGDTPETLTDARANELLSERRAKEAADGDQEAKSNRQAGKKATKKATKKAAKKATKKTAGKTTKKATKKSAGRNLTTRTVKATRG is encoded by the coding sequence ATGGCACAAAATGACGTGAAACGTCTGGTGATCGTTGAGTCCGCAACGAAGGCAAAGAAGATTGCTCCGTACCTTGGCCCTAACTACATCGTGGAAGCATCGGTGGGCCACATTCGTGATCTGCCGCGCGGGGCTGCCGATGTTCCAGCGAAATACAAGAAAGAACCATGGGCTCGCCTCGGTGTAAACGTGGATTCTGATTTCCAACCTCTCTACGTGGTCAGCCCGGACAAGAAGAAGAAGGTCGCTGACCTTAAAGCCAAGCTCAAGCAAGTGGATGAGCTGTACCTCGCGACTGACCCCGACCGTGAAGGCGAAGCTATTGCCTGGCACTTGTTGGAAGTGCTGAAGCCGAAAGTCCCTGTGCGCCGCATGGTATTCCACGAGATCACTAAGCCGGCTATTCTCGCTGCGGCGGAAGATACTCGTGAGCTGGACTACGACCTGGTGGATGCGCAAGAGGCGCGGCGCGTGTTGGATCGCCTCTATGGCTACGAAGTCTCGCCCGTGTTGTGGAAGAAAGTCATGCCGCGTCTATCAGCAGGTCGCGTGCAATCAGTGGCGACTCGAGTGATCGTTGAACGTGAGCGCGAGCGTATGGCTTTCGTCTCCGCGGAGTACTGGGATCTCACGGCTCAGATGTATGTGCCGGAGGGACAGCCGGACAACTTCGCGGCGAAATTGGCGAGTGTGGATGGCAAGAAGATCGCCCAGGGACGTGATTTTGGTGACGACGGTACGCTCAAGGGTGAGGCTTTGGTTCTGGATGAGGAGCGTGCGCGCGACCTCGCCGATGGCCTGATCGGAACCTCCATGCAGGTCACGAGTGTGGAGGAGAAGCCGTACACCCGCCGGCCTTATCCACCGTTTATGACGTCCACCCTGCAGCAGGAGGCCGGCCGTAAGCTTCGTTTTACTTCGGAACGAACGATGCGCATCGCTCAGCGTTTGTACGAAAACGGTCACATCACCTATATGCGTACGGATTCCACGACCTTATCGAAGGCGGGTATCGACGCCGCTCGGAAGCAAGCTCGCGAGCTCTATGGTGACAAGTATGTGGCAGATGCTCCGCGCCAATACAACCGCAAGGTGAAGAATTCCCAGGAGGCTCACGAAGCGATTCGCCCAGCGGGTGAGGAGTTCGCAACGCCGGGTCAGCTGTCTAGTCAATTGGATGCTGAAGAGTTCAAACTCTATGAGTTGATCTGGCAACGCACTGTTTCCTCGCAGATGGCTGATGCACGTGGTACGTCGATGAAGGTCACGGTGTCCGGCGCGGCAGCAGGGGGAGAGGTATGTGAGTTCACCGCGACGGGCCGTACAGTGACTTTCCAGGGCTTCCTGAAGGCATATGTTGAGGTTTCGCAGCTCTCCGATGGTCGTGATGTGGCTGACAATGCGGAGAAGCGCCTTCCAGTGCTGGCCAAAGGCGATGACTTGTCCGCTTCTGATGTGACGGCTGATGGGCATGCCACCACCCCTCCTGCTCGCTACAACGAAGCTAGTTTGGTGAAGCGGATGGAGGAGTTAGGCATTGGTCGCCCGTCCACTTACGCCTCCATCATTCGCACTATCCAGGATCGTGGTTACGTGTTCTCACGCGGCAATGCTCTCGTGCCGTCGTGGGTGGCGTTTGCTGTAGTTGGTTTGTTGGAGCAGAATTTCGGTTCTCTGGTGGACTATGATTTCACCTCCGCGATGGAGGATGAGCTGGATGCGATCGCGGAGGGGCGAGAGTCACGCGCCGAGTGGCTGAAGGGTTTCTACTTTGGTGACACGAGCTCTGATGCGGCAGGCGTGGGTAAGGAAGTTCACCGGCTCGGCGGCCTCAAGAATATTGTGGGCGACAACCTGGAACAGATAGATGCTCGCCGTGTGAACTCGCTGCATCTTTTTGACGATGCCAATGGCATCCCGATCGTGGTCCGAGTTGGCCGCTATGGTCCGTACTTGGAACGCATACTTCCCCCTGAAGACGGCGGTGAGCCTGAGGTTCAGCGTGCTAATTTGCCGGAGTCAATGACTCCTGACGAGTTGTCTGTGGACGTGGCAGAAAAGCTTTTTGCGACGCCACAAAGTGGACGTGAGCTGGGCATTAACCCGGAGTCAGGTCGCATGATTGTCGCTCGTGAGGGACGTTATGGCCCCTATGTGACCGAGCTGCTGGGCGAGGACGAGGAGTCCCGGGTCGCCGCCGAGGCCGAAGCTATGTGGGAGGCTGAGCGCGATGAGTTGGATGCGCAACGCGCTGGGGAGGGGAAGAAACCCCTGTCGCGGGAGACTAAGACGGCTCAGAATCAAAAGGCGAAGCGCATCAAAGACATTGTGGAAGAAACGCTCAAGCCAAAAACCGCGAGCCTATTTTCTACGATGGAGCCGGCGACGGTCACTCTTGACGAGGCGTTGAAGTTGATGAGTTTGCCGCGTGAGGTGGGAGTGGATCCGTCCGATGGGGAACTCATTACGGCTCAGAATGGGCGGTATGGTCCGTATCTGAAGAAGGGTAATGATTCTCGGTCGTTGGCCAGCGAGGATCAGATCTTCTCTATCACTTTGGATGAGGCTCGACGCATTTATGCAGAACCTAAGCGCCGCGGTCGCGCGGCGGCGAAGCCTCCGCTGAAACAATTGGGCGACAACGATGTGTCCGGCAAGCCAATGTCGGTGAAGGACGGCCGTTTTGGGCCGTACGTCACCGACGGGGTGACGAATGCGTCGCTGCGTAAGGGTGATACGCCGGAGACGTTGACGGATGCTCGCGCAAACGAGTTGCTCTCGGAGCGTCGTGCCAAAGAGGCGGCAGACGGAGATCAGGAGGCGAAATCCAACCGTCAAGCTGGAAAGAAGGCCACCAAGAAGGCCACCAAGAAGGCCGCCAAGAAAGCCACGAAAAAGACCGCGGGAAAGACCACAAAGAAAGCTACGAAGAAGTCGGCTGGTCGAAATCTCACGACGCGGACGGTGAAAGCTACACGCGGTTAG
- a CDS encoding DEAD/DEAH box helicase encodes MTTCSSSPRPTFGDELLDSLVAAMPRSTLTHVRHEPARSSIPAQWPDWVHPDLIAFLANEGITHPWCHQIATAEHAWNGQDVIVATSTASGKSLGYQLPVLSALASDAHSSATALYISPTKALAQDQRASLARMCAETHALKNIMVATYDGDTPTETRRIIREQARIIVTNPDMLHASILGNPSAWTRLLKTLKYVIVDECHVYRGVFGAHTSLVMRRLLRLATHPPVVIFASATSVDPAAHAQRLSGRRDIVAVTKDGSPSGERTIALWEPGFLPDATGEHGAPVRRAANTEAAEIMGRIIAAGARTLTFVRSRRGAEVVAMGAAEQLGAMGRPDDSRRVAAYRAGYTPEDRRKLERQLDEGELLGMASTNALELGIDVGGLDTVLSCGFPGTIASFRQQAGRAGRRGQGSLVLFIGADDPMDTYLVHHPEALLEKPVENTVFDPSNPYVLADHLVCAAAEKPLSDAEVSSWGGEKVVQDLLSQGSLKRRPRGIFANLQTAAHVHARITVRGGAAEHVVIVDKNDGRVLGTVDASRAVSDVHTGAVYMHQSETYVVDELNLDEAVAWVHADMPEYTTRVRRDTDIQLRRTRSTRKLMDGVWLADVDVEVSHKVHSFVKRLPSGEILETVPLEAPPVRLFTRAVAYTIEPDVLLDLGLVEPTWPGALHAAEHAAIGLLPLFATCDRWDIGGVSTVHHADTGLPTIFVYDGYTGGAGFSERGFHTFGAWMKATADAVESCECESGCPSCIQSPKCGNGNEPLFKAGAVSILRMLADACSTT; translated from the coding sequence ATGACCACCTGCTCTTCCAGCCCACGCCCTACCTTCGGTGACGAACTACTCGATTCCCTGGTCGCCGCCATGCCTCGCAGCACACTGACCCATGTTCGGCATGAACCAGCGCGCAGTTCCATCCCGGCGCAATGGCCAGATTGGGTCCATCCGGATCTCATAGCCTTCTTAGCCAACGAAGGCATTACCCACCCCTGGTGTCATCAAATAGCCACTGCCGAGCATGCCTGGAACGGTCAGGATGTCATCGTGGCAACGTCTACCGCCTCCGGAAAAAGTTTGGGTTATCAGCTTCCAGTCCTCTCCGCCCTAGCCTCCGACGCCCATAGCTCCGCCACAGCGCTATATATCTCACCAACAAAAGCTCTCGCCCAGGACCAACGGGCGTCTCTAGCGAGGATGTGCGCGGAGACACATGCGCTGAAAAACATCATGGTCGCCACCTACGACGGCGATACTCCCACCGAGACTCGTCGGATCATCCGGGAGCAAGCACGGATCATCGTCACTAACCCTGACATGCTGCATGCCTCCATCTTGGGAAATCCGAGTGCTTGGACACGCCTGCTCAAAACCCTGAAATACGTGATTGTGGACGAATGCCACGTGTATCGAGGTGTATTTGGGGCCCACACCTCGCTTGTAATGAGAAGATTGCTACGACTGGCAACCCACCCCCCGGTGGTGATATTTGCATCGGCAACGAGCGTTGACCCTGCAGCACATGCACAGCGATTAAGCGGTCGCCGGGACATCGTGGCGGTAACGAAAGACGGCTCTCCCTCCGGGGAGAGGACGATTGCCTTATGGGAACCGGGATTCCTTCCTGATGCCACGGGCGAACACGGTGCTCCGGTACGACGTGCGGCCAACACAGAGGCCGCAGAGATCATGGGCAGGATCATCGCAGCAGGTGCGCGAACTCTGACCTTCGTGCGTTCGCGCCGAGGTGCGGAAGTAGTAGCGATGGGCGCCGCCGAACAACTAGGGGCGATGGGACGACCTGACGATTCCCGGCGCGTTGCGGCATACCGAGCTGGTTACACCCCTGAGGATCGACGTAAATTGGAACGGCAGCTCGACGAGGGTGAACTGTTGGGAATGGCCAGTACCAATGCGTTGGAATTAGGTATTGATGTAGGCGGGCTCGATACCGTATTGAGCTGCGGTTTTCCGGGAACGATCGCTAGTTTTCGGCAACAGGCTGGACGCGCCGGTCGGCGAGGCCAAGGTTCGCTTGTCCTCTTCATCGGCGCTGATGACCCAATGGATACCTACCTGGTGCATCACCCCGAGGCGTTATTGGAAAAACCAGTAGAGAACACAGTTTTCGACCCCTCTAATCCATACGTATTAGCCGACCATCTCGTCTGTGCCGCCGCTGAGAAGCCCCTATCCGACGCAGAAGTGAGCAGCTGGGGCGGAGAAAAAGTCGTGCAGGATCTGCTGAGTCAGGGCTCCCTGAAACGCCGACCCCGGGGCATCTTTGCAAATTTACAGACTGCGGCTCATGTCCATGCGCGCATCACGGTAAGAGGCGGCGCGGCCGAACATGTGGTGATTGTGGACAAGAACGACGGGCGGGTACTCGGCACTGTGGATGCCAGCCGTGCCGTAAGCGATGTCCACACCGGGGCTGTCTACATGCACCAATCTGAGACGTATGTTGTGGATGAGCTGAACCTTGACGAGGCGGTGGCCTGGGTTCACGCCGACATGCCCGAATACACCACTCGCGTACGTCGGGACACGGATATCCAGCTTCGCCGAACAAGATCCACGCGCAAACTCATGGATGGCGTCTGGCTCGCTGACGTGGACGTCGAAGTTTCGCACAAAGTGCACTCCTTCGTGAAGCGACTGCCGAGTGGCGAAATCCTTGAGACTGTTCCGTTAGAAGCTCCGCCAGTGAGACTGTTCACCCGCGCCGTGGCCTACACCATAGAACCGGACGTGCTTCTCGATCTTGGGTTGGTGGAACCGACATGGCCCGGCGCATTACACGCGGCAGAGCATGCAGCTATTGGCCTACTCCCTTTATTTGCGACTTGTGATCGCTGGGATATTGGGGGTGTCTCCACGGTGCATCACGCAGACACGGGGCTTCCTACGATCTTTGTCTACGACGGTTACACCGGTGGTGCAGGGTTTTCCGAACGAGGTTTTCACACATTTGGAGCATGGATGAAAGCTACAGCTGATGCCGTGGAATCCTGTGAATGCGAATCGGGCTGCCCTTCCTGTATCCAGTCCCCCAAATGCGGCAATGGCAACGAGCCGTTGTTTAAGGCAGGAGCTGTATCAATCCTCCGCATGCTGGCAGATGCGTGCAGTACGACATGA
- a CDS encoding DUF4244 domain-containing protein — MTLTNHSEQTAGVSPLTQAMHYANRGQTWLSEVMAKIVQQISAHYEDERGMSTIEYALGCVAAAALGALLYTVVTSDSVENALSGIFERALNEGG; from the coding sequence ATGACATTGACTAATCATTCAGAACAGACGGCTGGGGTAAGTCCGCTGACGCAGGCGATGCACTACGCCAACCGGGGTCAGACGTGGCTTTCAGAAGTCATGGCCAAAATTGTGCAGCAAATTTCAGCTCATTACGAGGATGAACGGGGTATGTCCACCATTGAATACGCGTTGGGATGCGTGGCAGCCGCTGCGTTAGGCGCCCTGCTTTACACGGTGGTGACTTCCGATTCGGTGGAAAATGCACTAAGCGGTATCTTTGAGCGCGCCTTGAACGAGGGAGGTTAA
- a CDS encoding acyl-CoA dehydrogenase family protein, which produces MSQLDDYTSPWMNDELKALRELARDFFERESVPNQERFAKNKQVDRDFWNKAGEQGLLCLSMPEEYGGGGGTFAHDAVVLEEQAYVFDSSFGNHVHSVITAPYFNHYGTEEQKKYYLPKLASGEMVAAIAMTEPGTGSDLQGVKTTAVADGDEWVINGSKTFITNGTHADVIVVVCRTGGVDVPGHQALSLIIVETKDLTGFERGRILDKVGQKGQDTRELFFDDVRVPKANLLGGEGRGFYQLMEQLPQERLSVAVAAVANAEAALKETITYVKQRKAFGKTIFDFQNTRFELAECMTDIMAVRTYIDYCIQQHVDGKLTAAGASGAKYLATDKQCEVIDRCLQLHGGYGYMLEYPIGRAYQDARVMRIYAGTNEIMKELIARSL; this is translated from the coding sequence ATGTCTCAACTAGATGATTACACCTCCCCATGGATGAACGACGAGCTCAAGGCGCTGCGTGAACTGGCGCGAGACTTCTTTGAACGTGAATCCGTCCCTAACCAAGAACGCTTCGCAAAGAACAAACAGGTTGACCGCGACTTTTGGAATAAAGCCGGTGAACAGGGACTGCTGTGTCTGTCCATGCCGGAAGAATACGGCGGTGGTGGCGGAACCTTCGCGCATGATGCGGTGGTGCTGGAGGAACAAGCATACGTTTTCGACTCATCCTTCGGTAACCATGTGCATTCAGTGATCACCGCGCCATACTTCAACCACTACGGTACCGAGGAGCAAAAGAAGTACTATCTGCCCAAACTCGCTAGTGGTGAAATGGTCGCCGCCATTGCCATGACAGAGCCTGGGACAGGATCGGATCTCCAAGGCGTGAAAACCACAGCCGTGGCGGATGGTGATGAATGGGTTATCAACGGCTCCAAGACCTTCATCACCAATGGCACTCATGCGGATGTGATTGTTGTTGTGTGCCGTACAGGTGGGGTGGACGTTCCGGGGCATCAGGCGCTGAGCCTCATCATTGTGGAAACCAAGGATCTCACGGGGTTCGAACGCGGTCGCATCTTGGACAAAGTAGGGCAAAAGGGTCAAGATACCCGCGAGCTATTCTTCGATGACGTGCGCGTACCGAAGGCAAACCTCCTGGGCGGAGAAGGCCGTGGTTTCTACCAGCTGATGGAGCAACTACCGCAGGAGCGTCTGTCTGTTGCCGTGGCTGCGGTGGCTAATGCGGAGGCAGCACTGAAGGAAACTATTACGTATGTGAAGCAGCGTAAAGCGTTCGGGAAGACCATTTTCGATTTCCAGAACACCCGTTTCGAACTGGCCGAATGCATGACTGACATCATGGCCGTGCGCACGTACATTGACTATTGCATCCAACAGCACGTGGACGGCAAGTTGACGGCTGCCGGCGCCTCTGGTGCGAAGTACCTCGCCACAGACAAGCAATGCGAGGTCATCGACCGTTGCTTGCAACTTCACGGCGGCTACGGGTACATGCTGGAATATCCAATTGGCCGTGCGTACCAGGATGCTCGCGTCATGCGAATCTATGCCGGCACGAATGAGATCATGAAGGAGCTCATCGCCCGTTCTCTGTAG